Below is a genomic region from Brassica oleracea var. oleracea cultivar TO1000 chromosome C9, BOL, whole genome shotgun sequence.
TGATTCATTATTAATAATTTGTTCTTTTTATTAGGTTCAACCGATCCGGGAACGGGANNNNNNNNNNNNNNNNNNNNNNNNNNNNNNNNNNNNNNNNNNNNNNNNCGTCTTTCACTGACTTCCCTACCGACAAGCAGCATCTGTGGTTTCGTCAGTTTGCGGTAAGTATTCTAATTTTTTACTTATATTTTTAATCTTTAATAACAATTTTCTACTAATTGTGTTTTTTTTTTCTGCAAGAATTCAACTGGAATTCCGATGATACGCTCTTTATCTATCACCACTTCGTCCATAAAGTTATGGACAACTATGGGAAGCAGATAAGAAGAAGTGGGAAATAAACAAGGTTGTTTTTAATTTATTAAACAGTTTTTTAATTTATTAAACTATTTTTTATTTATTTAACTATTTTCTTTTTTATTATTATTAAAAGGTCCCAAAATCGATGAACAACACGGTCTGGAAGGAGTTGTGTGTGCATTGGGATAAGGAAGAGAGGAAAGAAACTTCTTCCACCAACTCCACCAACCGCAGGAGCGAGCGTAAAGGGAATGACGTCTTCAAGCATAACTTGGGTGCTCAATCTATTGCCACTCTGGGGGATCGCATGGTATGTTCAGCCGCTTTTTCTTCAATTATTTAAGTTTTGAAATTTTATTTTTTGAGCATTTCTTCTAATTTCTAATGTTTATTTAATTTATGTTTTTTTCAAAGCCGAAGAAAATGATGGCGAGCCGGTTGATGATCTCGCCCTAATGAAGATGGCGTATACCAACAAGAAGACCGGCCAGATTGATGATGGTCTTGTGAGNNNNNNNNNNNNNNNNNNNNNNNNNNNNNNNNNNNNNNNNNNNNNNNNNNNNNNNNNNNNNNNNNNAACTTGTCCCGGTTTCGAATCAACGAAATCGTTGAATCGGTAAGTTCTTTTTTTAAAGTTCAATTCATTTATTTCTTGATTTTTATTTTATCATCTTTTATATTATTTAAATTTGGCTATTTTCTATTTCAGTCGGTTCCAAAGAAGAAGGGACATTTGGTCGGTTTGGGTCGTCTCTCCCGGTCGGTTCCTCATTTTTCTGCACCACCGCCCTTTGTTGATCCAGAAGTACTTACGGCTCNNNNNNNNNNNNNNNNNNNNNNNNNNNNNNNNNNNNNNNNNNNNNNNNNNNNNNNNNNNNNNNNNNNNNNNNNNNNNNNNNNNNNNNNNNNNNNNNNNNNNNNNNNNNNNNNNNNNNNNNNNNNNNNNNNNNNNNNNNNNNNNNNNNNNNNNNNNNNNNNNNNNNNNNNNNNNNNNNNNNNNNNNNNNNNNNNNNNNNNNNNNNNNNNNNNNNNNNNNNNNNNNNNNNNNNNNNNNNNNNNNNNNNNNNNNNNNNNNNNNNNNNNNNNNNNNNNNNNNNNNNNNNNNNNNNNNNNNNNNNNNNNNNNNNNNNNNNNNNNNNNNNNNNNNNNNNNNNNNNNNNNNNNNNNNNNNNNNNNNNNNNNNNNNNNNNNNNNNNNNNNNNNNNNNNNNNNNNNNNNNNNNNNNNNNNNNNNNNNNNNNNNNNNNNNNNNNNNNNNNNNNNNNNNNNNNNNNNNNNNNNNNNNNNNNNNNNNNNNNNNNNNNNNNNNNNNNNNNNNNNNNNNNNNNNNNNNNNNNNNNNNNNNNNNNNNNNNNNNNNNNNNNNNNNNNNNNNNNNNNNNNNNNNNNNNNNNNNNNNNNNNNNNNNNNNNNNNNNNNNNNNNNNNNNNNNNNNNNNNNNNNNNNNNNNNNNNNNNNNNNNNNNNNNNNNNNNNTATGCATTGACTTCATGAAGTAAAGGCATCACTGGTTTAGACGCAATAATTGGGGATAAGTTTGGTGATGTAGTTGTTGGGAGTTTGCTGCGGTTCTAAATACTATTAAATTATTTGTACGATTGGTATATCAGTTTGAAATTGGCGCATTTGTAGAATATTTATTGGGTAATTAAGATGTTAAACAGGTTTAATAATAAATTAGTAATATTAACACAATATAACACCATAAAATATCAAAACATATTATTATGATAAAATTTGAAAATTATTAATTTAATATAATTAATAAAAATATTCAATTTATTTTTATTTTCGAAAATCATTTTGTTTGGTTTATATATGTATATATATTAATTTCTAAAACATTATAGTGAATATTTTGGTTTAAAGTTTTTATAATATAAATTAGGATATTGTTAGTGAATATAAATTAAAATATATATTTTATATATATTTTTTATTTATAATATCTCAATTTTAATAGTTAAATTCAAATTTTAAATATACTTATAATACTTACATGTAACATACCAACAATCACAAACATTTGTGAAAACCAACTTTTAATTTTAAAATTTTGAAACGGCATAAAGCTTTTATAACATTTTTATGATTACGTAAAATACCAAGAACCGCTACCACCCACACAAATGCAACATTTGCGGGTGGTATCAGTAATACCAATAAATCCTTAAGTTTCAAAAAAAATTATGAAGTACAAAAAAATAAAAACAAAAAAGGTAAATTGTTCCTTACAAAACTAAAACTGATTTATGTCGAAATCCACTATTTACACCAATGACATTTCTTTGCACTAAATAATACTCCATCTGTTTCATATTGAAAGTAGTTATAGAAAAAAAAATTGTTTCAAAATGTAAATAGTTTTTATATTTTAGGTAATTTTTGTATTTATTGGATATAGTATGACTAATCAAATTAAATAGACTTATTTTATGATTGCCTAAATTGTATCTAATCTATATGTTAAATAATATTTTTAAAAATTAATAACTTTATTAATCTTTATGTTTTTAGGTAATATATTATGAACACAGAAGGAATATACTCTATCATGGCAACAAGAAGACAACAACAGCAATAACAATATAAAATCTTAAACTATATTCTTTTGGTTTACTTTCGTAAACATTTTCTAGCCACTATTATTTAGTACTACTTTAATATATGTTATTAACCTAATAATTTAATTTTTATAGTATATTATATAGTTTCATGCCCAAATCCAACATGGAACTAAGACTCGGAACATATCTAAATCTTTTTTTTTGAATAAAAATGTTAAATTCGATTCAAAGAAAAAATGTACTGAGCAACTTTAGCATATTAAAATTGCAAGCAAAAGACCTAATAAAGAATCAAGCTTGTACAGCTTCAATCCAAAGTTGGAAAGCACAATCAAGTCTCCTGTCTTGTGCTCTAATGGACATAATTCTGTTCTTGACCAGTCTGTCAATCATGGCAAAGAGAACTTCAGGAGATTGCGGCCTCTCACCATGCCTGCGACAGTTTCTCTCACGCCAAATCATGTAGATTGTAGCTTGAAAAACGTAACGAACAAGGAAGCTCCTGGTTCGATCCAGGTTTGGTTTCTGTATGAAGAGCACGACATCAATCCACTCTTCTGAGTAACCATTACCCATAAAAACATTCATCAGCTTGTACCATAGTGATGAGGAGTAATCGCAGCCGAAAAATAGATGGTTTCTCGTTTCCAGATGGTGCATACATAGAACACAAGTCCCATCAATCCCAGCGTTCCAGGCGACCATCCTATCTCCCGTAGTGAGCCGATTACGAATAGCTAGCCAAGTACAGAACCTGTGCTTTGGCGTAGCATGAGTGAACCAGATTCCTCTGTGCCAAGAGACCTTTTCTTTTTTAGTTCTGATGTGATTCCAGGTTTCTGCAGTAAGAAACTGATCTTTGTAAATATCTTGTTTCCCTTTCCGAAGGACAACATCCTCCTCTTCAGAACGAGATAAAGACTGGAGCTGGTTCTCAATTTGAATCAGACCCTCAGAACGATGAACTCTTCTTCTACGTTTTGTCCTCGCAGTATGCACCGTATCATGTTGCCGTATTCCCTTATCGATCTGACCCCTTGTTCCCAACATATCCATCAAGCAGCCTAAAGGAGACCACTGGTCGTACCAGAAAGATGTCCCTTTCCTATTATAAACTTCAACTTTACAGAACTCCCGAGCCAGCCCTCGAATTTTCAAAAAAATTCGCCACATCCATGAACCTTTTTGATCATTATCTTTGACAGACCAAATAGACTCATTCTTAAGGAGTGTGGAGTGAATCCATCTGACTCAGAGTGATGATTTGTTAGAGATTAACCTCCAGAAGAGCTTTAGGATGGTAACATTGTTCATATCCTTTAGTGAACGGAGGCCAAGCCCACCTTCTTCTCTAGGGCGACAAACCTCTTCCCAACACAATTTTGCTTTCCGAGGGTTAAGCTCGCTACCTCACCATAGGAAGGCCGAACAGATCTTGTCGATTTCTCGAAT
It encodes:
- the LOC106314722 gene encoding uncharacterized protein LOC106314722, whose product is MPVDLSFLAQFYGASPVSGYQLFVYRRRVFEKSTRSVRPSYGEVASLTLGKQNCVGKRWIHSTLLKNESIWSVKDNDQKGSWMWRIFLKIRGLAREFCKVEVYNRKGTSFWYDQWSPLGCLMDMLGTRGQIDKGIRQHDTVHTARTKRRRRVHRSEGLIQIENQLQSLSRSEEEDVVLRKGKQDIYKDQFLTAETWNHIRTKKEKVSWHRGIWFTHATPKHRFCTWLAIRNRLTTGDRMVAWNAGIDGTCVLCMHHLETRNHLFFGCDYSSSLWYKLMNVFMGNGYSEEWIDVVLFIQKPNLDRTRSFLVRYVFQATIYMIWRERNCRRHGERPQSPEVLFAMIDRLVKNRIMSIRAQDRRLDCAFQLWIEAVQA